The genomic DNA CCAAGAAAGAGGGTCGCGTCCTCGTAAACCTCGCCCTCGTTTACCTGAATCTTCACGTCCTTGCGCAGCTTGCGGGACATGGTCCCCTGCACGGGCTTGGACGCGTACTCGAAAACCTTTTCCAACGTCGCCTTGTTCATCTGCTTCTCCTTGATTTTCTCAGGGTTGCGGGCCAAGGCCCGGAAAGGACGTCAACCGGCGCGATTATCCGCACCCCGCGCCGCCTCCGGCGCAGCCCGAGCCGATGCCGCTCCGGCGGACCTTCAGCGCGTTGATGTCGCCGCCCTCGAAAACGTAACGCAGGGCGTCCTCGATGAAGCCGTCCACGGCGTGACACTCGATGCCGTGCTCCTCCAGAAGCATTCTCGGGGTCTCCCCCACGGCGGCGCAAAGCACCGCCCGGCAGTCCTTGAGAACGGCGGCCAGCTCGGCCCACCGCTTGGGACCGCACCCCGCCTGCGGGGCCGGGCGTTCCTCGACGAGCCGGAATCCGCCGGACTCGGACTCGCCCCATATCTGGAAAGCCCCGGCCTCGCCCAAATGCTGGTTGACCAGCAGCCCCTCGCGGGTGGCCACGGCCACGAACGGACGGGCCATCTTCGCCTCCAGGGGCTTGAGCCGGGAACACGCCTGAAGCGTGCCGCACAGGGACGCGGATTGATCGTTGCCGAGCAGCCCCACGGCGTCGGCGCGGCAACGCTTGCAGTGGGTCATCTGTTCGATGTGGACGCCCGCTTCCTTGCGCAGGGGCAGGACGGTCTCGCGTCCGGGCTCCGGAATGTGCGCGAACGGAGTGTCGGCCGTGGGCTTGAGCGGGATCATGTTCTGGATGTCGGCCCCGAGCGAGGCGCAGACCTTGGCCACCTCGACGATGTGGTGATCGTTGACGCCGGGGATGACGATGGAATTCACCTTGACGGTGATGCCGCGCTCCTTGAGGCCCTTGATAGCCGCGAGCTGGCGGTCCAGCAGAATCTCCGCGCCCTTCTCGCCCCGGTAGACCACGTTTCCGTCCTTGACCCAGGCATAGATTTTAGCCCCGATGGCCGGGTCCACGGCGGATATGGTGATGGTCACATGGGACACGCCGAGTTCGGCGATGTCGTCCAGATACGGCAGGATGCCCATGCCGTTGGAGGACAGGCAGAAAAGCAGCTCGGGATGATGCTCGTTCAGGAGGCGCATGGTCTCCAAAGTCTCGGCCGGGTTGGCGAAGGGATCGCCTGGGCCGGCTATGCCCGCCACGGTAATGCGCGGCTCCTTCTCCAGGACCTTTTCCATGTATTCCGCGGCCTGGAACGGCTTGAGCACGCCGCTGGTCACGCCGGGACGGGACTCGTTCACGCAGTCGTACTTGCGGTTGCAGTAGTTGCACTGGATGTTGCATTTGGGGGCCACGGGCAGATGCACGCGGCCGCAGCTTCCGGCGCTGTCCTTATTGAAACAGGGATGCCTGGTCGTGTCCTTGGCGCTCATTGACGAACCCTCCGTCGCTATATGTAACCGTAGCCGATGCTACTATCCGACTGCTTCTTTCCGATGACCGCGTTGACCACGCGGTCGAACAAGGCCTGGGCTCCCCCGTAACCGAGAGTCCGGATGCGCTGGCCGCCGAACCGGTCGTGAATGGGGAACCCGACGCGCACCAGGGGCACGCCCCACGCCTCGGCGTAGCGGTAACCCTTGGAATGCCCGACGAGCATATCCGGGGCGAGCTCGCCCGCCTCGGCTGCGATATCGTGAAAATCCACGCCCTCTCGCACCTCGGGAGCCACGCGGGCCACGCCGTCGGTGACACGGGCAATGGCCTCCTCAAGCCCCTTGCCCCGCGCTCCGGTTCCGGCCAGGACCACGTCCACGCCGATCTCGGACAGGAAGGCGCACAGGCCGACGACCAGGTCCTCCTCGCCGTAGACCACGGCGCGCTTTCCGAAAACGTACTTGTGGCCGTCCACATAGGCGTCCACCAAACGGCCGCGCTCCAACTCGTAACGGCGTGGCAGAGACGTGCCGGAGATGGCCTCCAGCGCCTCGAAAAAGGCGTCCGACTCGCGCAATCCCATGGGCAGGCCCATACGGTGATTGGGAACGCCGAACCGCTCCTCCAGGCTGACGCCGCCGGTCCGCGCCGGCAGGCAGCGGCCGAACTCGATGGTCGCCTCCGCGCCGCTCATGGTCTTGATGTCCGCGATGGGTGTGCCGCCCTCGGGGATTTTGACGTAGTCCTCCAGGGCCGGGCCATCCAGGGTCTCTGATATGTCCGGAAGGATGACGGCCCCGAGGCCGAAATGATCGCAGATATCCCGCAGGTGGCGCACATCCTCACAGGAAACCATGTTGGGCAGGATATTCACCCGGCCGTTGGGAGCCGCCTTCTCCAGGCAGAGCTGCTCCACCAGGGAGCGGGCCGCGCCGTGCCAGCCGTCGGTGTGGGTGCCGTTGTAGCTGGGGGTGGAGACCCGGACCAATTCGGGCAGGTCGAGGTCCCCGAATTCGTTACGGAATTCCTTCAAGTACATGGGCACGTCGTCGCCGATGGTCTCGGTCAGACAGGTGGTGGCAACACCGACGAGCTTGGGCTCGTACTTCCGCATGACGTTGAGAATGCCTTTCTTGAGATTCGGGCCGCCGCCGTAAATGGCGTTCTTCTCGCCCAAGGCCGAGGAGGCGATGTCCACCGGCTCACGGAAATGGGAGATGATGTAGCGGCGCATGTAGGTGGCGCACCCCTGGGAGCCGTGCAGAAAGGGAACGGCCCCTTCCACGCCCCGGAAGGCCATGGAGGCCCCGAGCGGAGTGCACAGTTTGCAGGCGTTGGTGGTGGAGACGAAGTTGGGCCTCGCGGTCTTGACCTTACTCATTGATTGCCTCCTTGCGGGCTGTATTCGCGCGGTTGGCGCGCCGGGGAGCGAACCGCCAGACAGGGGACATGACCGACGAGTGAATCTCGCGGGCGAAGTTGAGCATCCCGCTGAATCCCTCCAAGGCCTCCTTGCGCTCGTGGTTGTGATCGCAGAAGCCCACGCCCAGCTTGAAGGCGATGGGCCGTTCCTTGACCCCGCCCACAAACACGTCCACATCCTTTTCCTTGATGAAATGTGACAGTTCGAGCGGATTGGCGTCGTCGATGATGACCGTGCCGGGATCGGTGATCTCGGCCAGTTCGGCATAGTCCTCGCTGGTGCCGGTCTGTGAGCCGACCATCACGACCTTCATGCCCAGATGCCGGAAGGCCTTGACCAGGGAGAACGCCTTGAAGGAGCCGCCCACATACATGGCGACCTTCTTTCCCTCCAGGTCCTTGCGGTAGCGGGCCAGCTCGGGCATGAGCCGGTTCAACTCGTCGCGGACCAGGGCCTGGGTCCTCTCAACTATGCCGGGGTCCCTGTCCTTGAAGAAGTCGGCCACCTTGTAGAGGGATTCCGCCATGTCCTCGATGCCGAGGTAGGACACGCGCTTGAACGGCGTGCCGTATTTCTCCTCCAGCATCCTGGCGAGGTCCTGGGTGGCCCCGGAACACTGAACCAGGTTCAGGGCCGCGCCGTGACACCGGGCGATGTCCGCCACGCGGCCGTCGCCGGTGACGTTGGCCACCACCTGGACGCCCATTTTCTCGAAGTACTCGCGGATGATCCAGATTTCCCCGGCCAGATTGAAGTCACCGAAAATATTGATGGAAACCGGCGATATGTCGGACGTGTCGCCCGTGCCGACGAGCCGGAACATGGCCTTGCACGCGGCCAGATAGCCAGCCCGCTTGTTGCCCTTGAACCCCTCGGACATGACCGGCAGCACAGGGATGCCCTTCTTCTCGGTCATCTTGCGGCAGACCGCCTCCAGGTCGTCGCCGATAAGCCCCACGATGCACGTGGAGTAGACAAAGGCGGCCTTGGGGGAATGGCGGTCGATAAGCTCGTCCAGGGCGGCTTCGAGCTTTTTCTCGCCGCCGAAGATAACATCGGTCTCCTGCAAATCGGTAGAGAATGACAACCGGTGAAGCTCCGGTCCGCTGGACAGGGAACCCCGGATGTCCCAGGTGTAGACCGCGCAGCCGATGGGACCGTGCACCAGGTGCAGGGCGTCGGCGATGGGATAGAGGACCACGCGGGAGCCACAGAACACGCAGGCGCGCTGGCTGACCGCGCCCGCCAGGGAGTCGCGGTTGCAGGCGATGTCGATTGCGCCTTCGCCAGTCCGGTGTATCTGGTCCTTTCTTTCTTCGAGAAGAGCCGAGCTGATCGTACTCATTATTTTCCCCTATGTGGCTGAATTGAAATCCCTTGAAGGGGGAAGCCCCCTGGCCCCGCCGTCCCTCACGGACAACCACATCTTCGATGGGGACGGCGGGACCGCCTTGGGCCGTTCGCTTCGACGCAGGTTGCGCGGCGGTGGGCGACGGCTTCCGGCATGGGACTCTCGATTTCTAGGAGGCCAGGTATTCGGCGACAGGCTCGCCGTCTTCCAAGCCGTCCAGAATTGCGTCGATCGCCTCTTCGGAATCCACGCCCTTGAACCACCAGTTCTCGGGCTGGATGACCATCATGGGGCCGGACTCACACTGTTTGAGGCAGGTGGAACCCACCACCAGGGCGTCCAGGCCGCGATCCAGAATTTCCTCCTCCACGTACTGCAGGAAACCGTCGGTCTGCTTGTGGCAGATCCCCTTGGGATCTCCGGCCGCTCGGAAGGACTGACAACAGATTATCATTCTCTCGGGGATAGCCATTTACTCACTCTCCTTGCTTATTGACGCTTGTTCTTCTTGCCTTTTTTCCCGCCGCCATAGAGCGCGTCCACGGTCCCCTCGATGCCGCCGTCCGTGACCAGGACGGACAACCCCCTGCCGCTCAGGACGCGCCGGGGGTTTTCTCCGGCCGAGGCGGCGAGG from Pseudodesulfovibrio thermohalotolerans includes the following:
- a CDS encoding (2Fe-2S) ferredoxin domain-containing protein, which codes for MAIPERMIICCQSFRAAGDPKGICHKQTDGFLQYVEEEILDRGLDALVVGSTCLKQCESGPMMVIQPENWWFKGVDSEEAIDAILDGLEDGEPVAEYLAS
- a CDS encoding nitrogenase component 1, with translation MSKVKTARPNFVSTTNACKLCTPLGASMAFRGVEGAVPFLHGSQGCATYMRRYIISHFREPVDIASSALGEKNAIYGGGPNLKKGILNVMRKYEPKLVGVATTCLTETIGDDVPMYLKEFRNEFGDLDLPELVRVSTPSYNGTHTDGWHGAARSLVEQLCLEKAAPNGRVNILPNMVSCEDVRHLRDICDHFGLGAVILPDISETLDGPALEDYVKIPEGGTPIADIKTMSGAEATIEFGRCLPARTGGVSLEERFGVPNHRMGLPMGLRESDAFFEALEAISGTSLPRRYELERGRLVDAYVDGHKYVFGKRAVVYGEEDLVVGLCAFLSEIGVDVVLAGTGARGKGLEEAIARVTDGVARVAPEVREGVDFHDIAAEAGELAPDMLVGHSKGYRYAEAWGVPLVRVGFPIHDRFGGQRIRTLGYGGAQALFDRVVNAVIGKKQSDSSIGYGYI
- a CDS encoding radical SAM protein, translated to MSAKDTTRHPCFNKDSAGSCGRVHLPVAPKCNIQCNYCNRKYDCVNESRPGVTSGVLKPFQAAEYMEKVLEKEPRITVAGIAGPGDPFANPAETLETMRLLNEHHPELLFCLSSNGMGILPYLDDIAELGVSHVTITISAVDPAIGAKIYAWVKDGNVVYRGEKGAEILLDRQLAAIKGLKERGITVKVNSIVIPGVNDHHIVEVAKVCASLGADIQNMIPLKPTADTPFAHIPEPGRETVLPLRKEAGVHIEQMTHCKRCRADAVGLLGNDQSASLCGTLQACSRLKPLEAKMARPFVAVATREGLLVNQHLGEAGAFQIWGESESGGFRLVEERPAPQAGCGPKRWAELAAVLKDCRAVLCAAVGETPRMLLEEHGIECHAVDGFIEDALRYVFEGGDINALKVRRSGIGSGCAGGGAGCG
- the nifE gene encoding nitrogenase iron-molybdenum cofactor biosynthesis protein NifE — encoded protein: MSTISSALLEERKDQIHRTGEGAIDIACNRDSLAGAVSQRACVFCGSRVVLYPIADALHLVHGPIGCAVYTWDIRGSLSSGPELHRLSFSTDLQETDVIFGGEKKLEAALDELIDRHSPKAAFVYSTCIVGLIGDDLEAVCRKMTEKKGIPVLPVMSEGFKGNKRAGYLAACKAMFRLVGTGDTSDISPVSINIFGDFNLAGEIWIIREYFEKMGVQVVANVTGDGRVADIARCHGAALNLVQCSGATQDLARMLEEKYGTPFKRVSYLGIEDMAESLYKVADFFKDRDPGIVERTQALVRDELNRLMPELARYRKDLEGKKVAMYVGGSFKAFSLVKAFRHLGMKVVMVGSQTGTSEDYAELAEITDPGTVIIDDANPLELSHFIKEKDVDVFVGGVKERPIAFKLGVGFCDHNHERKEALEGFSGMLNFAREIHSSVMSPVWRFAPRRANRANTARKEAINE